A region of Cardinium endosymbiont of Sogatella furcifera DNA encodes the following proteins:
- a CDS encoding alpha-ketoacid dehydrogenase subunit alpha/beta: MFKPLSITPTEALTDYRIACESRAASLLARKEVFAGKAKFGIFGDGKEVAQLAMAKYFQAGDWRAGYYRDQTFMVAIGALTWQQYFAQLYAHASIEADPASGGRMMNSHFATRFIDPAGNWLNQLTSKNVSADLSCTGAQMPRLLGLAYASKLYRATAFQGMQKNFSNQGNEVAFGTIGDASTSEGMFFETINAGGVLQVPMCISIWDDGYGISVPQSYHTTKGDISAVLAGFKRTKRQPGYAIFVTKGWDYLDLCSTYQQAVAICRTEHVPVLIHVKELTQPQGHSTSGSHERYKSVERLRWEKAYDCLPKMAAWMVTSGIATQDKLKQIALAADEKVKSAQQKAWQALIDENHQERQALLNLLNDIVWPKEAAGHNALPTIMDALATLPHPRHLDTTQAATQALYTLREVPYMHKKGILAWWHKNRRDNEKRFSSHLYSSSRYAALGIKGHPPTYIENPEQVDGREILCSCFKSLLERDGRVFAIGQDLGKIGDVNQGFADLQALYGPLRVTDTSIRECTMIGQGIGAAMRGLRPIVEIQYLDYLPYALQIIEDDLATLHYRTKGGQKAPMIIRTRGHRLEGIWHAGSYISSIMHAIRGIYLLLPRNMTQAAGFYNTMMQSDDIALIIECLNGYRLKEPMPSNVATMTIPIGVPELLRVGNDVTIVTYGAMCRIVCAAADRLSALGIACEVIDVQTLLPFDVHHTIVQSLAKTNRIVFADEDVPGGTTAYMMQQVLETQHGYAMLDAPPITISSQPHRPAYGDDGNYFSKPNIEEVMGKIYMMMHQVDPLRYPAIA; this comes from the coding sequence ATGTTTAAACCCTTATCCATTACGCCTACTGAAGCATTGACTGACTACCGCATAGCCTGCGAAAGCAGAGCAGCAAGTCTATTGGCACGCAAAGAGGTTTTTGCAGGCAAGGCCAAATTTGGGATTTTTGGAGATGGTAAAGAGGTTGCGCAACTCGCTATGGCTAAATATTTCCAAGCTGGAGATTGGCGCGCTGGTTACTACAGAGACCAAACCTTTATGGTTGCCATTGGTGCGTTAACCTGGCAACAATACTTTGCCCAATTATATGCACACGCCTCTATAGAGGCAGACCCAGCTTCTGGGGGGAGAATGATGAACAGCCACTTTGCAACCAGATTTATAGACCCAGCGGGCAATTGGCTCAATCAACTAACCAGTAAAAATGTCTCAGCAGACCTATCCTGTACGGGTGCACAAATGCCCAGACTATTGGGACTAGCCTATGCTTCTAAACTCTATCGTGCTACTGCCTTTCAAGGCATGCAAAAAAATTTCTCTAATCAAGGGAATGAAGTTGCTTTTGGAACAATTGGCGACGCTAGTACCTCGGAGGGTATGTTTTTTGAAACCATTAATGCAGGAGGGGTTTTGCAAGTACCCATGTGTATTTCCATTTGGGATGATGGATATGGTATCTCTGTACCCCAATCGTATCATACCACCAAGGGAGATATTTCTGCCGTTCTAGCAGGCTTTAAACGGACCAAGCGACAACCTGGTTATGCCATATTTGTTACGAAGGGATGGGACTATTTAGACTTATGTAGCACCTATCAGCAAGCAGTCGCCATCTGTAGAACGGAACATGTTCCTGTACTGATTCACGTGAAAGAACTCACGCAGCCACAAGGTCATTCTACCTCCGGGTCTCACGAACGTTATAAGTCAGTAGAACGATTAAGATGGGAAAAGGCATATGATTGCCTACCCAAGATGGCAGCATGGATGGTAACAAGTGGCATAGCCACGCAAGACAAACTCAAACAAATTGCTTTAGCAGCAGATGAAAAAGTAAAATCAGCGCAACAAAAAGCCTGGCAGGCATTAATAGATGAAAACCATCAAGAAAGACAAGCGTTGTTGAATTTGTTAAATGATATCGTATGGCCCAAAGAGGCAGCAGGCCATAATGCGCTTCCAACCATTATGGATGCACTAGCTACCCTACCACACCCCCGTCACTTAGATACCACCCAAGCAGCCACGCAAGCCCTCTATACCTTACGGGAAGTACCTTATATGCATAAAAAGGGTATACTGGCTTGGTGGCATAAAAATAGAAGGGACAATGAAAAAAGATTTAGCAGCCATCTTTATAGCAGCTCTAGGTATGCTGCTTTAGGTATAAAAGGGCATCCACCTACTTATATAGAAAACCCTGAGCAAGTAGATGGGAGAGAAATCCTATGCAGTTGTTTCAAATCATTATTAGAACGTGATGGACGCGTATTCGCTATTGGACAAGATTTAGGCAAAATAGGTGATGTAAACCAAGGTTTTGCAGATCTGCAAGCGTTATATGGGCCATTACGTGTGACAGATACCAGCATTCGAGAATGCACCATGATTGGTCAAGGTATTGGTGCTGCTATGCGTGGACTAAGGCCCATCGTTGAAATACAGTATTTGGACTATCTGCCTTATGCCCTTCAAATTATAGAAGATGATTTAGCCACCCTACATTATAGAACCAAAGGAGGTCAAAAAGCACCTATGATCATTCGGACAAGAGGTCATCGCTTAGAAGGCATTTGGCACGCCGGTTCCTATATATCGAGCATTATGCATGCCATCAGGGGTATCTATCTACTTTTACCGCGTAATATGACCCAAGCAGCCGGTTTCTATAATACGATGATGCAATCCGATGATATTGCCTTAATCATTGAGTGTTTAAATGGTTACCGCTTAAAGGAGCCTATGCCTAGTAATGTGGCAACCATGACCATACCTATAGGTGTGCCCGAGCTACTACGTGTAGGCAACGATGTGACCATTGTAACCTATGGTGCAATGTGTCGTATTGTTTGTGCTGCAGCAGACAGGCTTTCTGCTTTAGGTATTGCATGTGAAGTCATTGATGTACAAACCTTATTACCTTTTGATGTGCATCATACTATTGTACAATCACTAGCTAAAACCAATCGCATTGTTTTTGCAGATGAAGATGTGCCAGGTGGTACGACCGCCTATATGATGCAACAAGTCTTGGAAACACAACATGGCTATGCCATGTTGGATGCGCCACCCATAACCATTAGTAGCCAACCCCATCGCCCCGCCTATGGAGATGATGGCAACTATTTTTCTAAACCTAATATAGAAGAAGTAATGGGTAAAATATATATGATGATGCATCAAGTGGACCCACTACGCTACCCAGCTATTGCTTAA
- a CDS encoding co-chaperone GroES gives MSKVHIKPLADRVLVEPAAAEEKTVGGIIIPDSAKEKPQKGEIIAVGPGKKDEPMTVKVGDKVLYGQYSGTELQIDGKLYLIMKESDIYAIA, from the coding sequence ATGAGCAAAGTTCATATAAAACCATTGGCTGATCGGGTGCTAGTAGAACCTGCAGCAGCGGAAGAGAAAACAGTAGGCGGGATTATTATTCCTGATAGTGCTAAAGAAAAACCTCAAAAAGGTGAAATTATTGCAGTAGGCCCAGGAAAGAAGGATGAACCTATGACCGTTAAAGTAGGGGATAAGGTGCTTTATGGGCAATATAGTGGTACGGAGTTACAAATAGATGGTAAGCTCTATCTTATTATGAAAGAATCTGATATTTATGCCATTGCTTAG
- the groL gene encoding chaperonin GroEL (60 kDa chaperone family; promotes refolding of misfolded polypeptides especially under stressful conditions; forms two stacked rings of heptamers to form a barrel-shaped 14mer; ends can be capped by GroES; misfolded proteins enter the barrel where they are refolded when GroES binds) → MAKNIIFDAEAREKLKRGIDTMANAVKITLGPKGRNVIVDKKFGAPSVTKDGVSVAKEISLKDPVENMGAQLVKEVASKTADSAGDGTTTATLLAQSIFTHGIKNVAAGAKPMGIKRGIDKGVEAVVKKLQEISKKIHNSKEIEQVATISANSDSKIGKMMADAMDKVGKDGVITVEEAKGTETEVKVVEGMEFDRGYLSPYFATNTEKMEVELSNPYILICDKKISVMKDLLPILEAVSQSGRPLVMIAEDVDGEALATLVVNKIRGVLRVAAVKAPGFGDRRKAMLEDIAVLTGGTVISEEKGCKLEAATLQCLGTAEKVNIDKDHTVIVHGGGQKKDIEARVAQIKAQVAHATSEYDKEKLQERLAKLAGGVAILYIGAATEVEMKEKKDRVEDALHATRAAVQEGIVPGGGVALLRVATSGVLDAIAVENEDERTGINILKLALESPLRTIVENAGGEASVVVQRVKEGKESFGYNARTDTFEDLYAAGIIDPTKVTRLALEHAASIASLLLTTACVVADDPEDEKAAPMPQMGGGMGGMM, encoded by the coding sequence ATGGCAAAGAATATAATTTTTGATGCAGAAGCAAGAGAAAAATTGAAGAGAGGGATTGATACCATGGCCAATGCTGTGAAGATTACGTTAGGTCCAAAAGGTAGAAATGTCATTGTAGATAAAAAGTTTGGTGCTCCTAGTGTTACTAAAGATGGTGTATCGGTGGCAAAAGAAATTAGCCTTAAAGACCCTGTAGAAAACATGGGTGCACAGCTCGTCAAGGAAGTAGCATCTAAAACAGCAGATAGTGCTGGAGATGGTACGACTACTGCTACCCTCTTGGCACAGTCTATTTTTACACATGGCATTAAAAATGTCGCAGCAGGTGCCAAGCCTATGGGTATCAAACGTGGCATAGACAAAGGGGTAGAAGCAGTGGTTAAAAAGTTGCAAGAGATTTCTAAGAAGATTCACAACTCCAAAGAAATAGAACAGGTAGCCACTATTTCCGCTAATAGCGATAGCAAAATCGGTAAAATGATGGCAGATGCTATGGATAAAGTGGGTAAAGATGGTGTGATTACCGTAGAAGAGGCGAAGGGTACGGAAACAGAAGTTAAAGTAGTGGAGGGAATGGAGTTTGATCGAGGCTATCTATCTCCTTATTTTGCCACTAATACAGAAAAAATGGAAGTAGAGCTTTCCAATCCTTATATCCTCATTTGTGATAAGAAGATTTCTGTAATGAAAGATCTGTTACCTATTCTAGAGGCGGTTTCTCAAAGTGGACGACCGTTGGTGATGATTGCTGAAGATGTAGATGGGGAAGCATTGGCTACACTGGTTGTAAATAAAATCCGAGGTGTATTGCGTGTGGCTGCTGTAAAGGCACCTGGATTTGGCGATAGAAGAAAAGCGATGTTGGAGGATATTGCTGTGCTTACAGGGGGTACCGTAATTTCTGAAGAAAAGGGTTGTAAGCTTGAAGCCGCTACTTTACAGTGCTTAGGTACAGCAGAAAAAGTTAATATCGATAAAGACCATACCGTTATTGTGCATGGTGGGGGCCAGAAGAAGGATATCGAAGCTAGAGTGGCTCAGATTAAGGCGCAAGTAGCCCATGCTACTTCTGAATACGATAAAGAAAAACTGCAAGAACGATTGGCAAAGTTAGCTGGTGGTGTGGCGATTCTATATATTGGCGCAGCTACAGAGGTAGAAATGAAGGAGAAAAAAGACCGTGTAGAGGATGCATTGCATGCTACAAGAGCAGCGGTACAAGAGGGTATTGTTCCAGGTGGGGGCGTTGCCTTGTTACGTGTAGCTACATCTGGGGTATTAGATGCTATAGCGGTAGAGAATGAAGACGAGCGGACTGGTATCAATATTTTAAAGCTTGCATTAGAGTCTCCTTTAAGGACTATTGTGGAAAATGCAGGTGGTGAGGCATCTGTAGTGGTACAACGTGTCAAAGAAGGTAAAGAATCGTTTGGATATAATGCTCGTACAGATACATTTGAAGATCTCTATGCAGCTGGCATCATTGATCCAACTAAAGTAACTAGACTTGCATTAGAGCATGCGGCTTCTATCGCTTCTCTTTTACTCACTACAGCTTGTGTAGTAGCAGATGATCCTGAGGATGAAAAAGCTGCTCCTATGCCTCAAATGGGTGGTGGAATGGGTGGTATGATGTAA
- a CDS encoding Ulp1 family isopeptidase yields MITHHCIKFHFLFARIFVVSTMLHAASCTNSNKNNKLLSRSGRPHENNRYKACKDSTPPTSKAAIQPTLQYTESCTNAAKNNKKYRAGNATTTHKNNAYKDLTGKPTRKVAIQSIPLLENRENQTGNSCILDESSLSLQNMTLSKEMLDQVEQAFSAPPGTLLTHVEGIEIRQEDLIRLKASRWLNDHIINAYMGMIHKRSEDQENVVLPKVYAFNTYFFTKLSQKDQSYQTMKNWIKKIDLFSYDIVLVPIHLGNHWCLVVIDLRKKTIRYYDSLGNANDGGLKKLLQFFTDAVANKQATKKDTKAWRCSYLKEPAQSNGSDCGVFICQFADYVSRDLPINFTEHDMPYFRKRMAIEILNGKLITIGKTIR; encoded by the coding sequence ATGATTACCCATCACTGTATAAAGTTCCATTTTCTCTTTGCGCGGATCTTTGTTGTCTCTACCATGCTCCATGCTGCATCATGTACAAATTCAAATAAAAACAATAAACTATTAAGTAGATCAGGCAGACCTCATGAAAATAATAGATACAAAGCTTGCAAGGATAGTACACCACCCACAAGCAAAGCAGCTATACAACCAACGCTTCAATATACTGAATCATGTACAAATGCAGCTAAAAACAATAAAAAATATCGCGCAGGTAATGCAACAACAACGCATAAAAATAATGCGTATAAAGATTTAACGGGTAAACCAACACGAAAAGTAGCTATACAGTCCATACCGCTGCTCGAAAATAGGGAAAACCAAACAGGAAATAGTTGTATACTAGACGAATCATCGCTGTCTCTACAAAATATGACCTTAAGCAAGGAAATGCTTGACCAAGTGGAGCAAGCTTTTAGCGCCCCACCTGGAACACTGTTGACCCATGTAGAAGGTATAGAGATTAGACAAGAAGATCTGATCCGTTTAAAAGCGTCCCGTTGGCTTAATGATCATATCATCAACGCATATATGGGTATGATTCATAAACGCTCAGAAGATCAGGAGAATGTCGTACTGCCAAAAGTTTATGCATTCAATACTTATTTTTTCACAAAACTTTCCCAAAAAGACCAAAGTTATCAAACCATGAAGAATTGGATCAAAAAAATAGATCTATTTTCTTATGATATAGTGCTTGTGCCTATCCATCTAGGCAACCATTGGTGTTTAGTAGTGATTGATTTGCGTAAAAAGACTATTCGGTATTATGATTCGCTAGGAAACGCAAACGATGGTGGTCTCAAGAAACTCCTACAATTCTTTACGGATGCAGTGGCCAATAAGCAAGCAACAAAAAAGGATACAAAAGCATGGAGATGTAGTTACTTGAAGGAACCAGCACAAAGCAACGGAAGTGATTGCGGTGTCTTTATATGTCAATTTGCTGACTACGTGTCACGAGATCTTCCAATCAATTTTACGGAGCATGATATGCCCTACTTTCGTAAGCGTATGGCTATTGAAATCCTTAATGGAAAACTTATTACAATTGGTAAAACAATTAGGTGA
- the tyrS gene encoding tyrosine--tRNA ligase — protein MKNFITSLQWRGMVHDMVPGTAEHLGRGMATGYVGFDPSAPSLHLGNLVAIMLLKHFQEAGHKPIALVGGATGMIGDPSGRSQERLFLTEEILRYNEAAIAKQLEKFLDFSPGPNKAVVLNNFDWFKDISFLGFLREVGKHIPIGYMMAKDSVKQRIETGISYTEFAYQLLQGYDFYYLYLHKGVTLQMGGSDQWGNLTTGVELIRKKAQCQAFAITAPLLTRSDGTKFGKTASGSNIWLDPAQTSPYAMYQFLLNAGDHEVEKLIKIFSCCKQEEIDALIVAHQAKPETRLLQQTLAKLVTTMVHSEEACRQAMVCSNILFDYTDSVDALYVLTEDDLLHVCATIPKVYITSIALSAVDNIVSLLSVATENLIMPSKSEARRMIAARGIKLNKVLITDPYQKPDFTLLHNRYLLVQKGKKNYYLIVVQ, from the coding sequence ATGAAAAATTTTATTACCAGCTTACAATGGCGCGGTATGGTCCATGATATGGTTCCAGGTACAGCGGAACATCTAGGAAGGGGTATGGCTACAGGATATGTGGGTTTTGATCCTTCTGCGCCTTCTTTACACCTTGGCAATTTGGTGGCCATTATGTTGTTAAAGCACTTTCAAGAGGCGGGTCATAAGCCGATTGCGCTAGTAGGTGGTGCTACAGGTATGATTGGAGATCCCTCTGGGCGTAGTCAAGAACGTCTGTTTTTAACAGAAGAAATATTGCGCTACAATGAAGCGGCTATTGCCAAACAGTTGGAAAAGTTTTTAGATTTCTCTCCTGGACCCAACAAGGCAGTTGTATTAAATAATTTTGATTGGTTTAAAGACATTTCTTTTCTGGGTTTTTTGCGTGAGGTAGGCAAGCACATACCTATTGGGTATATGATGGCCAAGGATAGTGTGAAACAACGTATAGAAACGGGTATTTCTTATACTGAATTTGCCTATCAGCTGTTACAGGGGTATGATTTCTATTACCTCTATCTACATAAAGGTGTAACCCTACAGATGGGTGGCTCTGATCAATGGGGCAATTTAACTACAGGTGTAGAGCTGATTCGTAAAAAAGCGCAATGTCAAGCTTTTGCTATAACTGCTCCCTTGCTGACCCGCTCAGATGGAACAAAGTTTGGGAAGACAGCCTCTGGTAGCAATATATGGCTAGATCCAGCGCAAACCTCCCCTTATGCAATGTATCAGTTTTTATTGAATGCGGGCGATCATGAAGTAGAAAAATTGATTAAAATATTTTCTTGTTGCAAACAAGAGGAGATAGACGCGCTTATTGTGGCTCATCAAGCCAAACCTGAAACGCGACTGTTGCAGCAAACATTAGCTAAACTTGTAACCACTATGGTCCATTCAGAGGAGGCTTGTAGGCAGGCTATGGTCTGCAGCAATATTCTTTTTGACTATACCGATTCAGTAGATGCCCTCTATGTACTCACTGAAGATGATTTACTGCATGTCTGTGCCACTATACCTAAGGTCTACATCACAAGCATTGCCTTAAGCGCAGTGGACAATATAGTCTCTTTATTATCGGTAGCTACAGAAAACCTTATTATGCCTTCTAAGTCAGAAGCCAGACGCATGATCGCTGCACGTGGTATAAAGCTCAATAAGGTATTAATCACCGACCCTTACCAAAAACCCGATTTTACTTTGTTACATAATCGATATCTATTGGTGCAAAAAGGTAAAAAAAATTATTACCTTATTGTTGTTCAATAA
- a CDS encoding IS256 family transposase, producing the protein MNNDYVGLVDYKDLEENILSSIRLGKPLTGKGGALTPLIKKLLEASLEGEMAHHLSSERIVNNRRNGKSCKTFRTSSGSFDLVTPRDRTGSFDPQIVKKRQTNLHPELETKILSMFSSGMSYKSIAAHIEEIYDHKVSAAEISAITDSLLPVINEWRNRPLQSVYPIVFMDGMFFKVKEDGKCVSKCLYTLLGIDQEGKKEVLGFYLSESEGANFWLGVLNELKARGVEDILIACVDGLKSFPAAINNAFPNAQVQVCVVHQIRNSIKYVASKDVKRFLTDLKQVYQASNKEVAEHYLLELEEKWGEKYPMVIKSWQNNWEHLSGYFKYSDPVRRLIYTTNPIESLHRQIRQFTKTKGAFTSVNALYKSVYCAIKKMEDKWTMPLRNWALTISQIDIFFPGRVKSELT; encoded by the coding sequence ATGAACAATGATTACGTTGGTTTAGTAGATTATAAAGATTTGGAGGAAAACATTTTGTCCTCTATCCGTTTAGGTAAGCCATTGACAGGCAAAGGTGGGGCATTAACCCCTCTGATAAAAAAGCTTCTAGAGGCGAGTCTAGAAGGTGAGATGGCCCATCATTTGTCTAGTGAGAGGATAGTAAATAATCGAAGGAATGGTAAAAGTTGTAAAACTTTTCGTACAAGCTCTGGTTCCTTTGACTTGGTAACCCCTAGAGATAGAACAGGTAGTTTCGATCCACAAATAGTTAAAAAGCGTCAAACAAATCTTCATCCTGAACTGGAAACCAAGATTTTAAGCATGTTTTCTAGTGGTATGAGCTATAAGTCTATAGCCGCTCATATTGAAGAAATCTATGATCATAAAGTATCAGCTGCTGAAATATCGGCTATTACAGATAGCTTATTGCCAGTAATAAATGAATGGCGTAACCGTCCTCTTCAATCGGTCTACCCCATAGTTTTTATGGATGGTATGTTTTTTAAGGTTAAAGAAGATGGGAAATGTGTAAGTAAATGTCTGTATACCTTATTAGGCATAGATCAAGAGGGTAAAAAAGAAGTGTTAGGCTTCTATTTATCTGAAAGTGAGGGAGCTAATTTCTGGTTAGGTGTACTCAACGAGCTTAAGGCAAGGGGTGTAGAAGATATCCTTATTGCCTGTGTTGATGGACTAAAAAGCTTCCCTGCAGCCATTAATAACGCTTTTCCCAATGCACAGGTGCAGGTCTGTGTAGTACACCAGATACGCAATTCCATCAAGTATGTAGCTAGCAAAGATGTAAAACGTTTTTTAACTGATTTAAAGCAAGTATATCAAGCTTCAAATAAGGAAGTTGCAGAACATTATCTATTGGAATTAGAAGAAAAATGGGGAGAAAAGTATCCAATGGTTATCAAATCTTGGCAAAACAACTGGGAGCATTTGTCTGGTTACTTTAAATATTCAGATCCTGTCAGAAGGCTAATTTATACGACCAATCCAATAGAAAGCCTCCATAGACAAATTAGACAGTTTACCAAAACAAAAGGGGCATTTACCAGTGTCAATGCTTTGTATAAATCAGTATATTGCGCTATCAAGAAGATGGAGGATAAATGGACTATGCCGCTCAGAAACTGGGCACTGACCATATCTCAGATAGACATCTTTTTTCCTGGAAGAGTCAAATCTGAGTTGACGTGA
- a CDS encoding HD domain-containing protein, whose amino-acid sequence MQFKRYHTDDLSNKVAETDKSLAQEQELIGLLVSSTTLTEQKVKETIQFIKKAHGSVIRKSGDPYYTHPMGVAKIVLEATKDDDTILAALLHDVVEDTTVTLEQIELLYGMEVAYIVDMVTHYNTYGFRWKLDKSDNQNILNHCKDIRVVHIKLADRLHNLRTIAARKLEDQKRIAKDTMEFYIPWSKKNNVLTWVSEMENICNQILNADPL is encoded by the coding sequence ATGCAATTTAAACGATACCATACCGATGACTTATCTAATAAGGTAGCAGAAACGGATAAAAGTTTAGCTCAAGAACAAGAGCTCATTGGTTTACTGGTAAGCAGCACAACTTTAACTGAACAAAAGGTAAAAGAAACCATTCAGTTTATTAAGAAAGCGCATGGAAGTGTTATACGTAAGTCAGGTGATCCTTATTATACCCATCCTATGGGGGTAGCTAAGATTGTATTAGAGGCTACAAAAGACGATGACACCATTTTGGCTGCTCTATTACATGATGTAGTAGAGGATACAACCGTTACATTAGAGCAAATAGAATTACTATATGGAATGGAAGTGGCTTATATAGTAGACATGGTTACGCATTATAATACTTATGGGTTTCGATGGAAATTAGATAAGTCTGATAATCAAAATATATTGAATCATTGTAAGGACATCCGTGTCGTTCATATTAAACTAGCTGATAGACTGCATAATCTAAGAACTATAGCTGCAAGAAAACTAGAAGACCAAAAAAGAATAGCAAAAGATACTATGGAGTTTTACATTCCATGGTCTAAAAAAAATAATGTTTTAACCTGGGTATCAGAAATGGAAAATATATGTAATCAGATTTTAAATGCTGATCCTTTATGA
- a CDS encoding HAD family hydrolase, which translates to MGPEKGQSNEESVASSIRSESLNKDRNVKEDPVLVCFDVDGTILDKNGNFIDREGLKNLIDNLLEHGHKVAITTLSTIYDELLLKQIGLTEDQIKGIPIMAYSDPKTTGGGNKKRHIQEAMQSTNVKDVKRIILVDDDGNQIIRAKFIGATGVQAGYEGFSWSKVQKAVDKLNQK; encoded by the coding sequence ATGGGCCCTGAGAAAGGACAAAGTAACGAAGAGTCAGTTGCTAGCAGTATAAGATCAGAATCTTTAAATAAAGATCGAAATGTAAAAGAAGATCCAGTTTTAGTATGTTTTGATGTTGATGGTACTATTCTTGATAAGAATGGTAATTTTATTGATCGTGAAGGGCTAAAAAATTTGATAGATAATTTATTAGAACATGGTCATAAAGTTGCTATTACTACTCTTAGCACCATATATGATGAACTATTACTAAAACAAATAGGACTAACTGAAGATCAGATAAAAGGTATACCTATAATGGCGTATTCTGATCCGAAAACCACAGGTGGTGGTAATAAAAAAAGACATATACAAGAAGCTATGCAATCAACTAATGTAAAAGATGTCAAGCGTATTATACTAGTAGATGATGATGGAAACCAAATCATAAGAGCAAAATTTATTGGTGCTACGGGAGTCCAAGCAGGGTACGAAGGATTCTCTTGGTCTAAAGTGCAAAAAGCAGTAGATAAGCTAAATCAAAAATAG
- a CDS encoding SMI1/KNR4 family protein, with protein MNSIKIYSMFNINNVCVLLSMCLTHLGCMSHYRNQMDEGKGDELGVQSTSRMEGISSVSEGDSIQLDKKVKKFLEKEDFEVGLPITNIEIASVITELGRSVDMFPIDSIDKEYISFLNKYGSIDGGGFDVRGPDIYTSDKVKRMLSIQRGFENRCKMHQMKASQIKSCWLIAGIDQGDEYYINLSKTNKHYVYSISPDGKSKIFAKDFLEFLDKFFEAYERKSEEKSYEEDLYEKEEDVESKEFHSMYEK; from the coding sequence ATGAATTCTATAAAAATTTACTCTATGTTTAATATAAATAATGTATGTGTTTTATTATCCATGTGTTTAACACATTTAGGGTGTATGTCACACTATCGCAATCAAATGGATGAAGGAAAAGGCGATGAGTTAGGTGTTCAATCTACTTCTAGAATGGAAGGTATCTCTAGTGTATCTGAAGGTGATAGTATACAGTTGGATAAAAAAGTAAAAAAATTCTTGGAAAAAGAAGATTTTGAAGTAGGGTTACCTATAACTAATATAGAAATAGCTTCTGTAATTACAGAATTAGGTAGGAGTGTAGATATGTTCCCAATTGATAGTATAGATAAAGAGTATATATCATTTTTAAATAAATACGGATCTATAGATGGTGGAGGGTTCGATGTACGTGGACCTGATATATATACTAGTGATAAAGTTAAGCGTATGTTATCAATCCAACGCGGATTTGAAAATCGTTGTAAAATGCATCAAATGAAGGCATCACAAATAAAATCATGTTGGCTGATAGCAGGAATAGATCAAGGTGACGAATATTACATCAATTTGTCTAAGACAAATAAACATTATGTATATTCTATCAGCCCTGATGGAAAATCTAAAATTTTTGCTAAAGATTTTTTAGAGTTTTTAGATAAATTCTTTGAAGCTTATGAAAGAAAATCTGAGGAAAAATCCTACGAAGAAGATCTTTATGAAAAAGAAGAAGATGTAGAATCGAAAGAGTTCCATAGTATGTATGAAAAATGA
- a CDS encoding recombinase family protein: protein MAKLVGYVRVSTQDQEVLLQVDALEKAGCATNMIFIDKISGAKSERPGLKKCLESLTAGDTLLVWRLDRLGRSMPHLVGLIEDLCQKGIGFRSLCDGAIDTITASGELIFNIFSSLAQFERRLIQERTRAGLAAARARGKKGGRKKVSFTDPKVLMAKNMHKDHGMSINDICKTLKISRASFYRYVNMSDNK from the coding sequence ATGGCAAAGTTAGTCGGATATGTAAGGGTTAGCACCCAAGATCAGGAGGTTCTTCTGCAAGTTGATGCGCTGGAAAAAGCAGGTTGTGCAACAAATATGATTTTTATAGACAAAATCTCAGGGGCTAAATCAGAACGTCCAGGTTTAAAAAAATGCTTAGAAAGTTTAACTGCTGGTGATACCCTATTAGTTTGGCGCTTAGATAGGCTGGGAAGATCTATGCCTCATTTGGTTGGTCTTATCGAAGACTTATGTCAAAAAGGAATTGGATTTAGATCTTTGTGTGACGGAGCTATTGATACCATAACTGCTTCAGGTGAATTAATCTTTAACATCTTTTCTTCTCTAGCGCAGTTTGAACGTCGTCTTATACAGGAGCGAACACGCGCAGGATTAGCAGCAGCAAGAGCGCGTGGTAAAAAAGGTGGCCGAAAAAAAGTATCTTTTACAGATCCTAAGGTATTAATGGCCAAAAACATGCACAAGGATCATGGCATGTCCATTAACGACATCTGTAAAACATTAAAAATTTCCAGAGCAAGCTTTTATCGATATGTTAATATGTCTGATAATAAATAA